The following are encoded in a window of Acidimicrobiales bacterium genomic DNA:
- a CDS encoding cytochrome b/b6 domain-containing protein, whose product MPRPADDRRLVRFDRIERLAHWSLALLFIVLMLTAIPLYVGSVAQLVGRRALLAEIHSWSGVALPVPLLVSLLGPWGRGLRRDVRRLNLWTPDERRWLRSVGRHPVVEPGKFNAGQKLNAAFTGGVIVAMLATGSVMHWYKPFPVDWRTGATFVHDLIAFAVFAVVIGHIGFALTHRDALRSMFRGWVTRRWARVHAPQWVKELEVE is encoded by the coding sequence ATGCCCAGACCAGCTGACGACCGGCGGCTGGTCCGCTTCGACCGCATCGAGCGGCTGGCCCACTGGTCCCTCGCCCTGCTGTTCATCGTCCTCATGCTCACCGCAATCCCCCTCTACGTGGGCTCGGTGGCCCAGCTGGTGGGACGTCGGGCGCTCCTGGCGGAGATCCATTCCTGGTCCGGGGTGGCCCTTCCCGTCCCGCTGCTGGTGTCCCTGCTCGGCCCGTGGGGCCGCGGGCTCCGGCGTGACGTGCGCCGGCTGAACCTCTGGACTCCGGATGAACGTCGCTGGCTACGCAGCGTCGGTCGTCATCCGGTGGTCGAGCCGGGCAAGTTCAACGCCGGCCAGAAGCTCAACGCCGCCTTCACCGGCGGCGTGATCGTCGCCATGCTGGCGACGGGATCGGTGATGCACTGGTACAAGCCGTTTCCCGTCGACTGGCGCACCGGAGCCACCTTCGTCCACGACCTCATTGCCTTCGCCGTCTTTGCCGTGGTGATCGGCCACATCGGCTTCGCCCTGACCCATCGAGACGCGCTGCGGTCGATGTTCCGCGGGTGGGTCACCAGGCGCTGGGCCAGGGTGCACGCCCCCCAGTGGGTGAAGGAGCTCGAGGTCGAGTAG
- a CDS encoding molybdopterin-dependent oxidoreductase, translated as MSRDEGAPVAIGRRVFLGMAGLGVLGIVFGSKAQRVVGDALSPLTGGGGGLASILPGADGFRIYSVSSSLPSISTSQYRLRVEGLVDRPMVLTFPDLQGMPHTQLARDFQCVTGWRVPDVHWAGVRLSEILRAAGVQPGAKALTFESYDGTDFESLTLDQAARPDVIVADRMLGGPVTSEHGGPVRLYVAPMYGYKSLKWLSAIRVVDRVEPGFWEENGYDVDAWVGNSNGRSDAQTS; from the coding sequence GTGAGCCGGGACGAGGGAGCGCCTGTCGCCATCGGGAGGCGGGTGTTCCTGGGCATGGCCGGCCTCGGGGTTCTGGGGATCGTGTTCGGGTCGAAGGCCCAGCGGGTCGTCGGGGACGCCCTCAGCCCGCTGACGGGCGGTGGTGGCGGCCTGGCGTCGATCCTGCCCGGCGCCGACGGCTTTCGCATCTACTCGGTCTCGTCGTCCCTTCCGTCGATCTCCACCTCGCAGTATCGCCTGCGGGTCGAGGGCCTCGTCGACCGCCCGATGGTGCTGACGTTCCCGGATCTGCAGGGGATGCCCCATACCCAGTTGGCTCGCGACTTCCAGTGCGTGACGGGGTGGCGGGTACCTGACGTCCACTGGGCCGGCGTCCGCCTGTCCGAGATCCTGCGGGCCGCGGGGGTGCAACCCGGGGCCAAGGCACTCACCTTCGAGTCCTACGACGGCACAGATTTCGAGAGCCTCACCCTCGACCAGGCGGCCCGACCCGACGTCATCGTCGCCGACCGCATGCTCGGCGGTCCGGTGACGAGCGAGCACGGCGGGCCGGTACGCCTGTACGTGGCACCGATGTACGGCTACAAATCGCTGAAGTGGCTATCGGCCATCCGCGTCGTCGACCGCGTGGAGCCCGGCTTCTGGGAGGAAAACGGCTACGACGTCGACGCCTGGGTGGGCAACTCCAACGGCCGCAGCGATGCCCAGACCAGCTGA
- a CDS encoding M23 family metallopeptidase, protein MHSALRFTRRGAALAVAAAAALSYPLALTPKPAGADAADPGGAGVPIGPQSQLEAIAGRYEAASARVNAVGLQLAGASAALAKTEAQIPAARSHLRQDVVDSFVDGSVPPTAAALSNGGTDDSLVRTEYLKTVTGDARDASRRLEQVRSTLKAQQVSLQAQEQAAEAALADAARARAALESAAQGPQPAVATSATPSPPPATDGGGLPLPVQYLKNGTVDDGVDYSAPGGTPEFAMGPGVIIREGIGGFGPNAPVLQITSGPLAGRAVYYGHAGPDLVPVGATVAQGQQITIVGYGIVGESTGPHLEVGFYPVGPNGAGAPMLQYINSVVGHSTGS, encoded by the coding sequence GTGCATTCAGCTCTGAGGTTCACCCGCAGGGGTGCCGCGCTCGCCGTGGCGGCGGCGGCTGCTCTCAGCTACCCCCTCGCCCTGACGCCAAAACCTGCCGGGGCCGACGCCGCCGACCCCGGTGGCGCCGGGGTTCCGATCGGACCCCAGTCCCAGCTCGAGGCCATCGCCGGCCGCTACGAGGCCGCCAGCGCCAGAGTCAATGCGGTAGGCCTGCAACTGGCGGGAGCGTCGGCAGCGCTGGCCAAGACCGAGGCCCAGATCCCTGCCGCGCGTTCCCATCTGCGCCAGGACGTCGTGGACTCCTTCGTCGACGGGAGCGTGCCCCCGACGGCGGCCGCGCTTTCGAACGGTGGCACCGACGACTCGCTGGTGCGCACGGAGTACCTCAAGACGGTGACGGGCGACGCACGCGACGCATCCCGTCGCCTCGAGCAGGTCCGGTCGACGCTCAAGGCCCAGCAGGTGAGCCTCCAGGCGCAGGAGCAGGCGGCTGAGGCCGCTCTCGCCGACGCAGCCAGGGCCAGGGCGGCGCTGGAGTCGGCCGCCCAGGGGCCCCAGCCGGCCGTCGCCACGTCGGCAACGCCGTCGCCCCCACCGGCGACCGATGGTGGCGGTCTGCCGCTGCCCGTGCAGTACCTCAAGAACGGGACGGTCGACGACGGCGTCGACTACTCCGCTCCTGGCGGCACCCCGGAGTTCGCCATGGGACCGGGCGTCATCATCCGTGAGGGCATCGGCGGCTTCGGTCCCAACGCGCCCGTGCTGCAGATCACCAGTGGGCCCCTGGCCGGCCGGGCGGTGTACTACGGCCACGCCGGACCCGATCTCGTGCCCGTGGGCGCCACGGTGGCTCAGGGCCAGCAGATCACCATCGTCGGCTACGGGATCGTGGGCGAGTCGACCGGACCCCATCTCGAGGTCGGCTTCTACCCGGTCGGCCCCAACGGAGCAGGCGCACCCATGCTGCAGTACATCAACTCCGTCGTCGGGCACTCGACCGGCAGCTGA
- a CDS encoding A/G-specific adenine glycosylase produces the protein MSLEAELLAWSAQSRRDLPWRQTRDPWAVLISEMMLQQTQVSRVATRWPDFLERFPTPKACAAASVGDVVRAWAGLGYNRRAVSLHRTAVVVVERHDGRLPGDLPSLLALPGVGPYVARAVLAFAHEADVGVVDTNAARVLARAVAGPRIDTRAEVQAMADALVPANMGWVWNQAMLDLGALVCTRRRPACDRCPVAGRAGEASSSCRWEAAGWPDPDPAEGSTGVGRPQGSFTGSDRQGRGRLVAALRRSPVPAAEVAAAAGWSAAEGEAGRAHRIADSLVADGLAVLGADGCLRLP, from the coding sequence GTGAGCCTCGAGGCCGAGCTGTTGGCCTGGTCCGCGCAGTCGCGGCGTGACCTGCCCTGGCGACAGACCAGAGACCCGTGGGCCGTGCTGATCAGCGAGATGATGCTGCAGCAGACCCAGGTATCCAGGGTCGCGACCCGCTGGCCCGACTTCCTCGAGCGGTTTCCAACGCCCAAGGCGTGCGCAGCGGCCTCGGTCGGCGACGTCGTGCGGGCCTGGGCCGGTCTCGGCTACAACCGCCGGGCGGTGAGCCTCCATCGGACGGCCGTCGTCGTCGTGGAGCGTCACGACGGGCGCCTGCCGGGCGACCTCCCGTCGTTGCTGGCGCTGCCGGGCGTCGGACCCTACGTGGCGCGGGCGGTGCTCGCCTTCGCCCACGAGGCCGACGTCGGAGTCGTCGATACCAACGCGGCGCGGGTGTTGGCCCGGGCTGTGGCCGGCCCTCGCATCGACACCAGGGCCGAGGTGCAAGCGATGGCGGATGCGCTCGTTCCGGCCAACATGGGATGGGTGTGGAACCAGGCCATGCTCGACCTGGGCGCCCTGGTGTGCACCCGACGGCGGCCAGCCTGCGACCGCTGCCCGGTGGCGGGGCGGGCAGGCGAGGCGAGCAGCTCGTGCCGTTGGGAGGCCGCGGGCTGGCCGGATCCAGATCCCGCCGAGGGGTCAACTGGCGTCGGGCGGCCGCAGGGATCCTTCACGGGATCCGACCGCCAAGGTCGAGGACGGCTGGTTGCCGCGCTCCGGCGCTCGCCCGTCCCCGCCGCCGAGGTGGCGGCGGCCGCCGGCTGGTCGGCCGCCGAAGGGGAAGCCGGGCGCGCCCATCGCATTGCAGACTCGCTCGTGGCCGACGGACTGGCGGTGCTGGGGGCCGACGGCTGTCTTCGCCTCCCGTGA
- a CDS encoding HoxN/HupN/NixA family nickel/cobalt transporter, protein MPVRDRLRPAEWRRVGAMTGFILLLHVLGFGILALVVLPGHYHLGARAFGFGTGVLAYTLGLRHAFDADHISAIDNTTRKLMADGKRPLSVGFFFSLGHSSVVFVLAVLLNFGIKALESQVQNDSSSLHHYTGLVGTSVSGAFLYLIAILNVVILVSIIRVFLEMRRGRYDDKELERQLDSRGLMNRFFGPLARRVDAPWKMYPMGILFGLGFDTASEIALLVMAGGAVASGLPFYAILCLPILFAAGMSLLDTIDGSFMNFAYGWAFSRPVRKVYYNLTITGLSVAVATFIGTVELLSILGTELRLTGGVWDLTANFNINQAGYFIVGVFVVTWIAALALWRFGRVEARWEDAAARARGAGARQPELAREGSP, encoded by the coding sequence ATGCCCGTGCGAGACCGCTTGCGTCCGGCAGAGTGGCGGCGGGTGGGGGCCATGACCGGGTTCATTCTGCTCCTGCACGTCCTCGGCTTCGGCATCCTCGCCCTCGTCGTGTTGCCCGGTCACTATCACCTGGGGGCGAGGGCCTTCGGATTCGGCACCGGTGTGCTCGCCTACACCCTCGGGTTGCGTCACGCCTTCGACGCCGATCACATCTCGGCCATCGACAATACGACCCGCAAGCTCATGGCCGACGGCAAACGTCCCCTCAGTGTGGGGTTCTTCTTCTCCCTCGGGCACTCGAGCGTCGTGTTCGTCCTGGCCGTGCTGCTGAACTTCGGGATCAAGGCCCTGGAGAGCCAGGTCCAGAACGACTCCTCCTCCCTCCACCACTACACGGGCCTCGTCGGCACCAGCGTCTCGGGGGCATTCCTCTATCTCATCGCCATCCTGAACGTCGTCATCCTCGTGTCGATCATCCGCGTGTTCCTCGAGATGCGCCGCGGCCGCTACGACGACAAGGAGCTGGAACGCCAGCTCGACTCGCGCGGGCTGATGAACCGGTTCTTCGGGCCGCTGGCCCGACGCGTGGACGCGCCCTGGAAGATGTACCCGATGGGCATCCTCTTCGGGCTCGGATTCGACACCGCCTCAGAGATCGCCCTGCTCGTCATGGCCGGGGGGGCGGTGGCGAGCGGCCTGCCGTTCTACGCCATCCTCTGTCTGCCCATCCTCTTCGCCGCTGGCATGTCGCTGCTCGACACGATCGACGGCTCGTTCATGAACTTCGCCTACGGGTGGGCGTTCTCCCGGCCCGTTCGCAAGGTGTACTACAACCTCACCATCACCGGCCTGTCCGTCGCCGTGGCCACCTTCATCGGGACCGTCGAGCTCCTCTCCATTCTCGGGACCGAGCTCCGCCTCACCGGCGGGGTCTGGGACCTCACTGCCAACTTCAACATCAACCAGGCCGGCTACTTCATCGTCGGGGTCTTCGTCGTCACCTGGATCGCGGCGCTGGCCCTCTGGCGTTTCGGACGCGTCGAGGCCCGCTGGGAGGACGCGGCGGCGAGGGCTCGGGGCGCGGGGGCGCGCCAGCCGGAGCTGGCCCGAGAGGGATCGCCCTAG
- a CDS encoding DUF427 domain-containing protein — protein sequence MVAEARGRVRVEDGPKRVRTYLGGEVVADTVRPKLVWEVPYFPAYYIPEEDVRMELLTPTERREQSPSRGEASYFSVKGGSKEATDAASTYPESPLAELRGLVRFDWEAMDAWFEEDEEVYVHPRDPHTRVDILPSSRHVEVIVNGVKVADSHQPRLLFETGLPTRYYLPLVDVRLDLLHPSDTTTRCPYKGTASYWSVEAGSQVVPDLAWIYRAPVAESVRIAGLACFYNEKVDISVDGERQERPHSIFS from the coding sequence ATGGTGGCCGAGGCAAGAGGTCGCGTTCGAGTCGAGGATGGGCCCAAGCGGGTCCGGACCTACCTCGGCGGGGAGGTGGTCGCCGACACCGTGCGGCCCAAGCTGGTGTGGGAAGTGCCGTACTTCCCCGCTTACTACATCCCTGAGGAGGATGTCCGCATGGAGCTGCTCACGCCCACCGAGCGCCGGGAGCAGTCGCCCAGCCGGGGCGAGGCCAGCTACTTCAGCGTCAAGGGCGGCAGCAAGGAGGCCACCGACGCGGCGTCGACCTATCCGGAGTCGCCGCTGGCGGAGCTCCGTGGCCTCGTCCGCTTCGACTGGGAGGCCATGGACGCCTGGTTCGAGGAGGACGAGGAGGTGTACGTCCACCCACGCGACCCACACACCCGGGTCGACATCCTGCCCAGCTCCCGTCACGTCGAGGTGATCGTGAACGGTGTGAAGGTCGCCGACTCCCACCAGCCCCGGCTGCTGTTCGAGACGGGGCTGCCCACCCGTTACTACTTGCCTCTCGTCGACGTTCGCTTGGACCTGCTGCACCCGTCGGACACGACCACGCGTTGCCCCTACAAGGGCACGGCCAGCTACTGGTCGGTCGAAGCCGGCAGCCAGGTGGTGCCCGACCTGGCCTGGATCTACCGGGCTCCCGTGGCCGAGAGCGTCAGGATCGCCGGGCTGGCGTGCTTCTACAACGAGAAGGTCGACATCTCCGTCGATGGGGAGCGCCAGGAGCGGCCGCACAGCATCTTCTCCTAG
- a CDS encoding amidase family protein, translating to MSDAPWAADACSLIDAYRSGERSPKEELEATLDAIAASELNAFSHLDAEAARERAGVADVSAPLGGLVVGVKELDAVAGWPLTEASRAFADRIADQDATVVTRLRAGGAVLVGQTTASEFGGLNVSVSLLHGVTRNPWDLTRTTGGSSAGSSAAVAGGLLPLATGGDGGGSIRIPAGFCGLVGMKGTAGRIPRGPKTVIGPLTVVLGCMARSVRDVARYFDVCNGHDGRDPYSLPRVEGWERDLDRHDLTGMRVAIAPTLGSAVVRPEVEALVVEAGQALARDAGLRVVDVPVELPSSGAEWALANLATLVGELGDRYPDCLPDLTTEMAFGLQMASQVVNLDVVAKAEVNRTAANEAMADAFDQVDFIVCATNPDVAYPADCTLNTKVGDLTVGPDNNGALTIPANISGNPAISIPAGLIEGLPVGMQVIGRHHADALLLDLARVVERERPWPLVAPGSPR from the coding sequence ATGTCCGACGCACCGTGGGCGGCTGACGCCTGTTCCCTCATCGACGCCTATCGCTCCGGGGAGCGATCCCCCAAGGAGGAGCTCGAGGCGACGCTCGATGCCATCGCCGCCAGTGAGCTGAACGCCTTCAGCCATCTCGACGCCGAGGCGGCCCGCGAACGGGCGGGCGTGGCCGACGTGTCGGCGCCTCTCGGCGGGCTCGTCGTAGGGGTCAAGGAGCTCGATGCCGTCGCCGGCTGGCCGCTCACGGAGGCGTCACGGGCCTTCGCAGACCGAATCGCCGATCAGGACGCCACCGTCGTCACGCGACTGCGGGCGGGGGGAGCGGTTCTCGTCGGCCAGACCACGGCCAGCGAGTTCGGTGGGCTCAACGTGAGTGTGAGCCTCCTTCACGGAGTCACCCGCAACCCGTGGGATCTCACCAGGACGACGGGCGGCTCGTCGGCCGGCTCCTCGGCCGCCGTCGCCGGCGGGTTACTGCCCCTGGCCACGGGCGGCGACGGCGGCGGCTCGATCCGGATCCCGGCCGGCTTCTGCGGGCTCGTCGGCATGAAGGGAACGGCGGGGCGGATTCCGCGCGGACCGAAGACGGTCATCGGGCCGCTGACCGTGGTCCTCGGTTGCATGGCGAGATCCGTGCGCGACGTCGCCCGCTATTTCGACGTGTGCAACGGTCACGACGGCCGTGATCCGTACAGCCTGCCCCGCGTCGAGGGCTGGGAGCGCGACCTCGACCGGCACGATCTGACCGGCATGCGGGTGGCGATCGCTCCCACGCTCGGATCGGCGGTCGTGCGTCCGGAGGTCGAGGCGCTGGTCGTCGAGGCGGGCCAGGCGCTGGCTCGGGACGCCGGCCTCCGGGTGGTCGACGTCCCGGTTGAGCTCCCGAGCTCGGGCGCCGAGTGGGCTTTGGCCAATCTGGCCACCCTGGTGGGCGAGCTGGGCGACCGCTATCCCGACTGCCTGCCCGACCTGACCACGGAGATGGCGTTCGGGCTGCAGATGGCGTCCCAGGTGGTCAACCTCGACGTGGTCGCCAAGGCCGAGGTCAACCGCACCGCAGCCAACGAGGCGATGGCGGACGCGTTCGACCAGGTTGACTTCATCGTGTGCGCCACCAACCCCGACGTGGCCTACCCGGCCGACTGCACGCTCAATACCAAGGTCGGGGACCTGACCGTCGGCCCCGACAACAACGGCGCCCTGACAATCCCGGCGAACATCAGCGGCAACCCCGCCATCTCCATCCCGGCCGGGTTGATCGAGGGCTTGCCCGTCGGGATGCAGGTGATCGGCCGCCACCACGCCGACGCCCTGCTGCTCGACCTCGCTCGCGTCGTCGAGCGGGAACGACCCTGGCCGCTGGTGGCGCCGGGATCGCCTCGCTAG
- a CDS encoding Gfo/Idh/MocA family oxidoreductase — protein MEPLRFGCLGAARIVPNALVSPAKATADADIRAVAARDPSRAAVFAERHGIPVVHKTYEALLADDDVDAVYNPLPNSLHGKWTLLALEAGKHVLCEKPFTANAPEAERVAAAAEKSGRVVMEAFHWRYHPLAVQALEIVQSGELGEVRRVEAALCFPLLRRDDIRWQLDLAGGALMDAGCYPVHIVRTLSGREPTVTGATARLRSPGVDRFVQAELAFGPRTTGRVTTSMWSSSILRSSAAVIGERGRMHILNPIGPQVFNLLTVRSENGTRRRRVRGGSTYSYQLAAFVAAVRRSVPPLTPPADSIANMGVIDDIYRAAGLEPRRGATD, from the coding sequence GTGGAGCCCCTCCGATTCGGTTGTCTCGGCGCCGCCCGCATCGTTCCCAACGCGCTCGTGAGCCCGGCGAAGGCCACGGCCGACGCCGACATCCGAGCCGTCGCCGCCCGCGATCCCTCGAGAGCGGCGGTGTTCGCCGAGCGCCACGGCATCCCGGTCGTCCACAAGACCTACGAGGCGCTCCTCGCCGACGACGATGTGGACGCCGTGTACAACCCGCTGCCCAACAGCCTCCACGGGAAGTGGACCCTCTTGGCGCTCGAGGCCGGAAAGCACGTGTTGTGCGAGAAGCCGTTCACCGCCAACGCTCCCGAGGCCGAGCGGGTGGCTGCGGCCGCCGAGAAGTCGGGTCGGGTCGTCATGGAAGCGTTCCACTGGCGGTACCACCCCTTGGCGGTCCAGGCGCTCGAGATCGTGCAGAGCGGCGAGCTGGGCGAGGTTCGCCGGGTGGAGGCGGCTCTTTGCTTTCCCCTCCTTCGACGCGACGACATCCGGTGGCAGCTCGACCTTGCCGGTGGTGCCCTGATGGATGCCGGCTGCTACCCGGTCCACATCGTTCGTACTCTGTCCGGGCGCGAGCCCACCGTCACCGGTGCCACGGCGCGGCTCCGCTCTCCGGGGGTCGATCGGTTCGTGCAGGCAGAGCTGGCCTTCGGCCCTCGCACGACCGGGCGGGTGACGACGTCGATGTGGTCGTCGAGCATCCTCAGATCCAGCGCCGCGGTCATCGGTGAACGGGGCAGGATGCACATCCTCAACCCGATCGGCCCCCAGGTATTCAACCTGCTGACCGTCAGGAGCGAGAACGGGACTCGGCGCCGGCGCGTCCGCGGCGGCTCGACCTACTCGTACCAGCTCGCCGCCTTCGTCGCTGCCGTGCGGCGATCCGTCCCTCCGCTCACGCCGCCGGCGGACAGCATCGCCAACATGGGGGTCATCGACGACATCTACCGGGCGGCCGGGTTGGAGCCCCGGCGGGGAGCGACGGACTAG
- a CDS encoding alpha/beta family hydrolase has protein sequence MPSGSGPAGIVLTPGASAGRDQPALVAIDGAATALGLLVERVDFPYRLAGRRSPDSPRVLVATIVDAAAGLAERAGVGRERIALGGRSLGGRMCSLAAAEGQPAAALVLVSYPLHPPGRPERLRDEHFPSIGVPCLFVSGTRDAFASPDELEASAAAISGPVTHVWIDGGDHGLRRRDAEVAGAVGEWLGTLVPTVRPRRSRRA, from the coding sequence ATGCCGAGCGGTAGCGGTCCCGCCGGCATCGTGCTGACCCCCGGCGCCAGCGCCGGGCGGGACCAGCCAGCGCTCGTGGCCATCGACGGCGCCGCCACGGCGCTGGGCTTGCTGGTCGAGCGGGTGGACTTTCCGTACCGTCTGGCCGGGCGGCGCAGCCCGGACTCTCCTCGGGTGCTGGTGGCCACCATCGTCGATGCCGCGGCGGGGCTCGCCGAGCGGGCCGGCGTCGGCCGGGAGCGGATCGCGCTCGGCGGACGATCCCTCGGCGGCCGCATGTGCTCGTTGGCGGCGGCCGAGGGGCAGCCGGCGGCAGCCCTCGTGCTGGTGAGCTACCCGCTCCATCCGCCGGGCCGGCCGGAGCGCCTCCGCGACGAGCACTTCCCGAGCATCGGCGTGCCCTGCCTGTTCGTCTCGGGCACGCGCGACGCCTTCGCCAGCCCCGACGAGCTGGAGGCGTCGGCGGCAGCCATCTCCGGTCCCGTCACCCACGTCTGGATCGACGGCGGCGACCACGGCCTTCGGCGAAGAGACGCCGAAGTGGCGGGGGCCGTGGGCGAGTGGCTGGGCACCCTCGTGCCCACGGTCCGACCCCGGCGATCACGACGGGCGTGA
- a CDS encoding alpha-hydroxy acid oxidase, with amino-acid sequence MLESLRSVLRFRPVDRDRVQRRLARAACVDDLRRIARRRLPRGVFDYIDGGAEDERTLGANRRAFTRTTFRPRVLRNVAAVDPSTILLGRPIPIPLVLAPTGFSRIADPAGELAVARAAAEAGVPYTLSTLSTRSIEEVAAARRGPKWFQVYAWRDRGLVKEMLDRAAEARYEAIVLTVDTAVLGRRERDVRRGFTLPPKAGLDTIVDGAIHPAWTWGLLRGEPIRFANVAGREVGDGATAASLADYINSQFDPGLCWDDVEWMRTAWSGPIVIKGIQTVEDARIAASSGVEAIALSNHGGRQLDDAPAPLDLVAPVAEAVGDRLEVMCDGGVRRGSDIVKAVCLGARACMAGRAYLYGLAAGGERGVAHVLSLLDTDVRRTMALVGAESIAALGRDLVTVSPSATPD; translated from the coding sequence ATGCTCGAGAGTCTCCGGTCGGTGCTCAGGTTCCGCCCCGTGGACCGCGACCGCGTTCAGCGGCGGCTCGCCCGGGCGGCGTGCGTCGACGATCTCCGCCGTATCGCCCGTCGGCGACTCCCACGAGGGGTGTTCGACTACATCGACGGCGGCGCAGAGGACGAGCGCACCCTCGGAGCCAACCGCCGCGCCTTCACCCGAACCACCTTCCGGCCCCGCGTGCTTCGCAACGTCGCCGCGGTCGACCCATCTACCATCCTGCTCGGCCGGCCCATACCGATCCCGCTCGTCCTGGCACCGACCGGGTTCAGCCGTATCGCCGACCCGGCCGGTGAGCTCGCGGTGGCCCGCGCCGCCGCCGAGGCCGGAGTCCCATACACCCTGTCCACGCTCAGCACCCGGTCGATCGAGGAGGTCGCAGCGGCCCGTCGCGGCCCCAAGTGGTTCCAGGTCTACGCCTGGCGCGATCGCGGTCTGGTCAAGGAGATGCTCGACCGGGCCGCCGAGGCGCGCTACGAGGCCATCGTGCTCACCGTCGACACCGCGGTGCTGGGGCGACGCGAGCGCGACGTCAGGCGCGGCTTCACGCTCCCGCCGAAGGCCGGGCTCGACACCATCGTCGACGGCGCCATCCACCCCGCCTGGACCTGGGGACTGCTGCGCGGCGAGCCCATCCGCTTTGCCAACGTCGCCGGACGCGAGGTCGGCGACGGGGCGACGGCAGCATCCCTCGCCGATTACATCAACTCCCAGTTCGACCCCGGGCTGTGCTGGGACGACGTCGAATGGATGCGGACGGCCTGGAGCGGCCCGATCGTCATCAAGGGCATCCAGACCGTGGAGGACGCCCGCATCGCCGCCAGCTCGGGCGTCGAGGCCATCGCCCTCTCGAACCATGGCGGCCGCCAGCTCGACGACGCGCCCGCCCCGCTCGACCTGGTCGCGCCCGTCGCCGAGGCGGTGGGCGACCGACTCGAGGTCATGTGCGATGGCGGCGTTCGCCGCGGCAGCGACATCGTCAAGGCCGTGTGCCTCGGTGCCCGCGCCTGCATGGCCGGCCGGGCCTATCTGTACGGTCTGGCCGCCGGCGGCGAGCGTGGTGTCGCCCACGTGCTCTCGCTCCTCGACACCGACGTACGGCGAACGATGGCACTGGTTGGAGCCGAGTCGATCGCCGCCCTCGGACGTGATCTGGTCACCGTCTCCCCATCGGCGACCCCCGACTGA
- a CDS encoding alpha/beta hydrolase has translation MTSAEEYACFPKDRFITTTDGTPIAYTVVGDGALSSGRSQGPAKVPILFVNGWSCTDTYWSVIAPAVIESGHTAVLVDTRGHGQSGLPRPPGYNSHALRPEDVSVERVAADFLEVLDDAGIEVAALVGHSIGVQLIFEIYRQAPDRVAALLPVAGTFENPVQTFADQPVMDRLFPIADVLFRVLPFGFLQPVVRRISAPETALTMLQAIKVAGPKVTAERIGPHVTQIASIDFSVLWRMIGGFRNHHAVEMLPGVTAPTLIFAGGRDFFAPPVVQRRMHALIPDSEIVWFEEGGHMLPAEEPDSIAAGIVDFLVRRPPLAATAGIGAHD, from the coding sequence ATGACATCAGCCGAGGAGTACGCCTGCTTTCCCAAGGACCGGTTCATCACGACCACGGACGGGACACCGATCGCCTACACCGTCGTCGGGGACGGGGCCCTCTCGTCGGGCCGGTCTCAGGGGCCGGCCAAGGTGCCGATCCTCTTTGTCAACGGGTGGAGCTGCACGGACACGTATTGGTCCGTCATCGCGCCGGCCGTGATCGAGTCAGGCCACACGGCCGTGCTCGTGGACACGAGGGGGCACGGCCAGTCGGGTTTGCCCCGCCCACCTGGCTACAACTCGCACGCCCTCCGTCCCGAGGACGTCTCGGTCGAGCGGGTGGCCGCTGACTTCCTCGAGGTTCTCGACGACGCGGGCATCGAGGTGGCGGCGCTGGTCGGGCACTCGATCGGCGTCCAGCTGATCTTCGAGATCTACCGTCAGGCACCCGATCGGGTCGCCGCCCTCCTGCCGGTGGCGGGCACATTCGAGAACCCGGTGCAGACCTTTGCCGACCAGCCGGTGATGGACCGGCTGTTCCCGATCGCCGACGTGCTGTTCCGGGTGCTGCCCTTCGGCTTCCTCCAACCGGTCGTCCGGCGTATCTCGGCGCCCGAGACGGCCCTGACCATGTTGCAGGCGATCAAGGTGGCGGGACCGAAGGTGACGGCCGAGCGCATCGGGCCGCACGTGACACAGATTGCTTCCATCGACTTCTCGGTGTTGTGGCGGATGATCGGAGGCTTTCGCAACCACCACGCAGTCGAGATGTTGCCGGGCGTGACCGCACCGACCTTGATCTTCGCCGGGGGCAGGGACTTCTTCGCCCCTCCGGTGGTTCAGCGCCGCATGCACGCGCTGATTCCCGACAGCGAGATCGTGTGGTTCGAGGAGGGTGGCCACATGCTTCCGGCGGAGGAGCCCGACAGCATCGCCGCCGGCATCGTCGACTTCCTTGTCCGACGGCCACCGCTTGCTGCTACCGCCGGTATCGGCGCACACGACTAG